The genomic segment CAGTAGAGCCCGTACGGCTCGAGCGCCCTGGCGAACAGCAATCCCATGCGCGGCGACGGTCGGGCGTGGCAGTCGACCATGAAGTCGATGCCGTCGCCCACGGCCTCGCGCATCGCGCGCACGCACGCCTCCGCGTAGCGGATCGGGCGCAGCCCCTCCAGCGGCGCGGTCTCCGGCACCGCCATCGACTTGAAGGCCGTGAAGCCGTCCGACACGGCCTTGCCGGCCAGATCGGCGAACCGGCCGGCGTCGGCGGGCGGGGTTTCGTAGAAGTCCTCCATGCGCGAGCCGCCGAGGTGACAGTACAGACGTACGTAGTCGCGCACCGGGCCGCCCCAGAGGCGATGGCACGGAACACCGTGGACCTTGCCAAGGATGTCCCACAGCGCGATGTCGATGCCGCTCATGGCGGTACCGCGGACGATGCCGTTGGAGTGCCAGAAGTGCTGGCGGTACATCATCTGCCACAGGAACTCGATGCGCGTCGGGTCCTGGCCGATCAGAAGCGGCGCGAGGTCGTCGACGGCGCCAACCACGGCCCGCGTGTGCCACTCCAACGTGGCCTCGCCCCATCCGTAGAGCCCGGCCTGGTCCGTGAGCACGCGCACGAAGATCCAGTTGCGCATTCGCGCGTTGCAGACGTGCGTCTCGATCCCGGTGATCCTCACGGACCTTCTCCTTCCACACAGGCACCGTCGTCGGCTCAGACGCCGCGCTATCGGGCCACGACGCCGATGCCGCCGCCCACCACGACTCGCGTCCCTCGCTCCGCGGAGAGCTTCGCGACCCGCCTCAGGATCGCCTGCGCGCCCGCGCCCGTGGCCGGGGTGGGCCGGCAGTCCCGAAGCAGCACCGGAAGCACGCTCGCCGACTCGACGCCGTCGCGCCCGAGACGGCAGCGCAGGATCACGGTGCGCGAGGCCGCTGCTCCTCGCGGGTCGAACACGAAGTTGCCCAGCGAGTAGGCCGCCAGCGTGCGCCGCCCGCCCCGTCCGGGCAGCCACTCCAGCGGCTGCAGCACGTGCGGATGGTGGCCAAGCACCAGATCGGCGCCGCCCGCGGCGGCTGCGCGGGCCAGGGCCACCTGGCGCGCGCTCGGACGGCCCCGGAACTCCACGCCCCAGTGCAACGACACGACCGCCACATCGGCCGCGCGGCGGGCCGCCACGACGGCCTCGCGCACGGCGCGCTCGCTCGCTCGCGCGACCGACTCGCGGTCCTGGCGCGGGAACACGCCCTCTGGCACGAAGTCGCTCATCGCGACGAAGCCGACCCGCAGCGCGCCCACGCGACGGACGAGCGGCCTCCGCGCCGCCCGAAGCGTGGCGCCCGCGCCGACCCACCCTACGCCTGCGACGCGCAGCGCGTCCATCGTGTCCGCCAGCCCCGTGCGGCCGTAGTCCAGGGTGTGGTTGTTCGCC from the Chthonomonadales bacterium genome contains:
- a CDS encoding D-galactonate dehydratase gives rise to the protein MRITGIETHVCNARMRNWIFVRVLTDQAGLYGWGEATLEWHTRAVVGAVDDLAPLLIGQDPTRIEFLWQMMYRQHFWHSNGIVRGTAMSGIDIALWDILGKVHGVPCHRLWGGPVRDYVRLYCHLGGSRMEDFYETPPADAGRFADLAGKAVSDGFTAFKSMAVPETAPLEGLRPIRYAEACVRAMREAVGDGIDFMVDCHARPSPRMGLLFARALEPYGLYWFEEPCWPETVEDIALIQRAVSTPIATGERLVSQYAVREYLEKRACSVMQTDITHCGGLTEARRIAAMCDAYRVALAPHNPQGPVSTAASLELGFATPSYIICEAVHLDVPWRRDVVREGFAVEPRGRLVRPSDRPGLGIEIDIAEVRKHPFEQEIPQRTFYADGSVGDW
- a CDS encoding CapA family protein encodes the protein MLSGRAALLGGLTASVGMALSWAARPPAPTATLCAVGDVLLARGVGRRIERYGTDWPFERVAPWLRATDLAFANMECALTTRGAAVPKPFVFRGDPGSARGLRDAGIDVVSLANNHTLDYGRTGLADTMDALRVAGVGWVGAGATLRAARRPLVRRVGALRVGFVAMSDFVPEGVFPRQDRESVARASERAVREAVVAARRAADVAVVSLHWGVEFRGRPSARQVALARAAAAGGADLVLGHHPHVLQPLEWLPGRGGRRTLAAYSLGNFVFDPRGAAASRTVILRCRLGRDGVESASVLPVLLRDCRPTPATGAGAQAILRRVAKLSAERGTRVVVGGGIGVVAR